The Candidatus Angelobacter sp. region CTATCTCCACACCGCGGACGCCGGCCGTTATCAGGCGCTTACCCGGAAGCTTAAGCTTCGCAAGTAGTCCCGGTTTGCGGGAATGATCTTCCGCGCTTCCATTTCATCTATTTCGGGCGGGCAATTCGCTTGCAACACCCGGCGAACGAATCGGAGAAAACGCGACCTGATTCATCCCGCCCGCTCCAAACAAAAAACAAATCGCGTGTAAATAAATGCCCGTTGGCACTGGGAAATTTCATTCGCCGGCGAATTGAGCGCCAGCGAATGAAGTTCCTCCGGGTCAACGGGCATAAAGCAACATTATGCCAGACAAAACCTCGGTCCAGGTAGGAGCCCAGCAAATTCACATCGAAACCGGCAGACTCGCCAAGCAGGCGGATGGCGCCGTCACCGTCCAGCTCGGCGAGACCATTGTCATCGTCGCCGCCGTCGCCGCCTCGAACGCGAAAGCGGGCCAGGATTTTTTTCCGCTTACCGTGGACTACCGCGAAAAGGCTGCCGCCGCCGGCAGGTTTCCCGGCGGTTATTTTAAACGCGAAGGCCGGCCGACGGAAAAGGAAATCCTCACCTGCCGGATGATTGACCGGCCCATCCGGCCCTTGTTTCCCAAGGGATGGTACAATGAGGTCCAGGTCCAGAGCATTTTGTTGAGCGCCGACGGCGAGAACGACCCGGACATCCTCAGCATCATCGGGGCTTCGGCGGCGCTGATGGTCAGCGACATTCCGTGGGCCGGGCCTCTGGGGGCCGTTCGCGTGGGTCGAATCAAGGGACAGTTCGTCGCCAACCCGACCCACGTGCAGATGGCCGAAAGCGATCTCGACCTGGTTTATGTCGGCAACGAAAAGGAACTGGTAATGTTCGAGGGGAGCGCCAAAGAAATTGCCGAGGCGGACTTCAATGCGGCGCTTCAATTCGGCCACGAGTGTTGTCAGCCGGTCATCGCCGCCCAAAAAGAACTCTCCAGCCGCGCCGGCAAATCGAAACGCGCCGTCGTGGTAAAAGTCGTCCCCGAGGAAATCCTCAACGAGGCCAAGAAGCTGGCCGGTGACCGCATGGCGCCCGCGTTATTGACACCGGGCAAACTGGCGCGTGAAGCGGCGGTAAAAGCGCTCACGGATGAAGTCGGCGTCAAGCTGGTTGAGAAATTCGGTGCTGAAAAAGTAACGGAGTTTGTCCTCAAGGATGCCTTTTATTATCTCCAGAAGGAAGCCGTCCGGGGTTTGATCATGGACAATAAAAAACGGCTTGATGGCCGTGGCTTCGATGACATTCGGGCGATCGGATGCGAGGCCGGTCTGCTGCCACGCGCGCACGGTTCGGCGTTGTTCAGTCGCGGTGAAACGCAGGCGCTCGTGCTGGCCACTCTCGGGACATCCGAAGACGCACAGGAATTCGATTCCTACACCGGCGGGGAAAGCGAGAAGCAGTTCATACTTCATTACAACTTTCCGAACTTTTCCGTCGGCGAGACCGGCCGCATCAGTGGACCGGGGCGTCGCGAGATCGGCCATGGCGCCCTGGCCGAACGTTCCATCGAACCCATGGTTCCGTTTAAGGAATTCCCCTACACGGTGCGCGTTACCTGCGAAATCATGGAATCGAACGGTTCGACTTCGATGGCGTCGGTGTGCGGCGGCAGCCTGGCGCTGATGGACGCCGGCGTGCCTTTGATCCGTCCAGTCGCCGGCATCAGCATCGGAATCTGCACGGACACCGGCGAACAGGGCGGTGGCTCGCGCTATCAGTTGCTCACTGACATCATCGGCTGGGAGGACGCGTTTTGCGACATGGATTGTAAAATCGCGGGAACCGACAGGGGCATCACTGGTTTTCAGCTCGATCTCAAACTTCCCGGTCTCCCTCACCAATGGATGACCGAGGCCGTGGA contains the following coding sequences:
- the pnp gene encoding polyribonucleotide nucleotidyltransferase translates to MPDKTSVQVGAQQIHIETGRLAKQADGAVTVQLGETIVIVAAVAASNAKAGQDFFPLTVDYREKAAAAGRFPGGYFKREGRPTEKEILTCRMIDRPIRPLFPKGWYNEVQVQSILLSADGENDPDILSIIGASAALMVSDIPWAGPLGAVRVGRIKGQFVANPTHVQMAESDLDLVYVGNEKELVMFEGSAKEIAEADFNAALQFGHECCQPVIAAQKELSSRAGKSKRAVVVKVVPEEILNEAKKLAGDRMAPALLTPGKLAREAAVKALTDEVGVKLVEKFGAEKVTEFVLKDAFYYLQKEAVRGLIMDNKKRLDGRGFDDIRAIGCEAGLLPRAHGSALFSRGETQALVLATLGTSEDAQEFDSYTGGESEKQFILHYNFPNFSVGETGRISGPGRREIGHGALAERSIEPMVPFKEFPYTVRVTCEIMESNGSTSMASVCGGSLALMDAGVPLIRPVAGISIGICTDTGEQGGGSRYQLLTDIIGWEDAFCDMDCKIAGTDRGITGFQLDLKLPGLPHQWMTEAVEKARIARLAILKRMAETLAAPRSDLSKYAPRIITLKINPERIGELIGPGGKNIKRIVEESGCEINIEDDGTVKIYSVSAEGMKIARESVESMMAEIEVGKIYRGKVVTIKEFGCFVEIFPGKDGLVHISELANFRVKQTEDIVKMGDEIWVKCVGIDDKGRVKLSRRAAMEERDKEMAGKS